In Streptomyces sp. NBC_00683, the DNA window GTGACGAATACTAAAGAGCGCGCCGAGGACACCTGCCCGCTTACCTATCAGTGCCGTCTGTCGCTGTCCACGCGCACCGTCAACCACCTCGCCGGTCTGCTGCGGCGCCATCTGAAGGTGATTTGGTCCCGATGGCGGATCCTGCCGCCGGGGAAGATCGCAGTGATCGTCCTGGCAGTACTGCGCCACGACCAGCGCCTGGCCGACTTGGCCGGCGGCAACAACGTGTCCGAGTCCACCGTCCGCCGCTGGCGAGACGAGCTGATCGGACTGCTCGCCGCCCAAGCGCCGCGCCTGGGCCGCGCCCTGAGAAGGGTCGTTAAGCAGGGCGGGGAGGCGGTCCTGATCGACGGCACCCTCATCCGCACCCAGCGCCGCACCGGGAAGGCCGACTGGCGGAACTACTCCGGCAAGCACCACTGCCACGGCCTGCACTTCCTCGCCCTCACCGACGAAAGCGGCCGCCTGATCTGGATATCCGCCGCCCGGCCCGGCTGCACCCACGACAACACCGCCGCCCGCCGCGACCGCATCTTGGCCCACCTGCGCGCCGCCGGCCTCGGGGCAGTGGCCGACCTCGGCTTCCG includes these proteins:
- a CDS encoding transposase family protein, whose translation is MTNTKERAEDTCPLTYQCRLSLSTRTVNHLAGLLRRHLKVIWSRWRILPPGKIAVIVLAVLRHDQRLADLAGGNNVSESTVRRWRDELIGLLAAQAPRLGRALRRVVKQGGEAVLIDGTLIRTQRRTGKADWRNYSGKHHCHGLHFLALTDESGRLIWISAARPGCTHDNTAARRDRILAHLRAAGLGAVADLGFRGLDNDILDPVVVTGYTASRTHKLTPGQKTANRVLANGRAPVEHGFAHLKNWRTLTKLRTDPARATELLRALLVLTNLEVNR